The Oryza glaberrima chromosome 5, OglaRS2, whole genome shotgun sequence DNA segment CCGGCGGCCACGAGCACAAGGAACCTAGTGGTCAATGAGTCCTAGAAAaggacaaaaggaaaaagataaGAGGAAGACCGAGAGACgagagaagaagatgagggaaACACTGACCTTTTACGTGGATTATCTCTCATCAATTGGGTCGATAATGTATTTTAATACGTCCAGTGTCCTCGGACAAATTCACGTTTTTGTGATGTCTACCAGTAAAGACTATACTTTTTAAgtatcctgtagcaaatttttttcacaacaaaaATACCTTGTAGACACATTTCTTAATAGGCATAGGCATTTACCTCATAAGTGCCTTTTGACCAATAATGCCCGCCCCACACCCACACGCGcgcgcccacacacacacacaaatgcCTACTACCATTTTCTAAAAGGCCAATAGTGCCCCCGCCATATTGTTTCCTAGGCAACCGTAGCCCACCCGTCATAATGCCTATCACTCGCTATCTTGCAACATGCCCTCCACGTACTACATAATCTCCCACCACCATTAATATAAGCAACCAATAAACTcatgctttatttttcttttgaaaatttaGATATCTATAGCAATTAGTGTAGATGCACAGCATTGGACTATTTAGATATCTTTCCACATGTCATGCCTCATCtttatccttttctttcttttctctctctctcctctcttgtGTTTCTCTCTCCACCTATTCTCTCTGCCCCCGGCATCTCCCTTTTTCCTATATAATGGCAACTGACGAGGAGGCTTCTGACCATCGATCTAGGGAGGACGATCCCCTCCGGAGGGCTAGAAGGTGGGTGCCACCGCGGCACTGGCCTCGCTCCCTATCTCATCCTTGCCTCACTCTCCTCCCTAGCCATCCCTACCATCACTGTAGCGGCTGCTGCCCACCTCTCCATCGCAACCTACATCACCATCTCCACACCCCGACTTCAACGCCGCCGTGGGGGTCCTCTTCACGCGCCACGTGGTCGAGGGACACCATAGACTTCTAGTCTAATGCGCACGACGAGCGACAAATCGGTCGAGTGCAAAAAATATATTGCATGATAAATAAAGACTAGAAGTaaatacaaaaacaaaatactagtactaaaaaatatatagctcatGTATATTAACCAAAATGTATGACTcggaaaagataaaataatTGTTACCGAGCTTCTGAAGATACTCCTATGGACTAAGGCCTATCCCTGACTCGACATCATCCCCTGAGTGAACTTCTCGTGCTCTTCTACGGACTACAGTTAGCTATTTACGCTGAGTTCTTTCCTCCACTTTTCCAACTCACATCTCctgttttccgcgcgcacgctttttaaactgctaaacggtgcgttttttgcaaaaaatttatatacgaatgttgcttttaaaaaatcaaattaatctatttttgaaatttttttgctaatacttaattaataacgcgctaatggatcgctccggtTTTCGTGTggaggagatgggttcccaacctgaaggagcgaacacagccttaggatACTCTAGTGACTAAAAATAACAAAATGGAGCTGCTATGGTGGGTGTGAAATGTGGTGGTGTGTGAATTGAGTTGGGGGGCTATAACCCTCCCATGATCGATGTTATCCCCCTCCCCTATGCAATGTGGCACTGTCTAGTCTCTGCGATGTCTGAGATTTCTACTAGGAGGTGATTTTGTCCCTCGCATTTCTTTATGAAGTGATCGGTCGATAGGTGGGTACATCCTACGCCAAGCCGATCGGCTTGTCAGAGTGTACTTGGTGGTTAGTTGGGCTTCTTGCTAGGTCAATTCGCCTTTAGGCTAAGTCGGTGATGCTGACTAGCCTGGTGCCCCGCAGCGGTCAGGCTAGGTGGCCAACTGGATTGACCAGAATGGTTGGCCACCCAAGCTTAGCCTCACGTGGCTTCAATTAGCTTGGTGGCCGGCCGGTCACTTCTTGAGTAACTAGCTAGGTCCTCTTGCCTAGTCGATCGGTACCAAATGTGTTCAAAAGTTTTggattttactttattttattgATACCTACAAAATAGCTAAGACACGACATAAACTAGTGGAAATATATTGATcctgtttagatgggattaaaactttttttagtccctatcacatcggatgtttggacactaattataaatattaaacgtaaactattaataaaacccattctataaccctggactaattcgcgagacaaatctattgagcctaattaatccatgattagcctatgtgatgctacagtaaacatgcgctaattatggattaattagtcttaaaaatttgtcacgcgaattagctctcattaaTATAATGAGTTTTATAAGTAggctatgtttaatactccaaattcatccgatatgacagggactaaagttcagtctctggatccaaacacccccttagtctAATTCAAATCGATGCAGTGAAGGTTATTTTAcccattttttttggttgaaagACGGTGGTCGAAATGgggttataaaaaaaacaaattgactTGAAAGAAACTAATCATTTCTTCCGACGGCCCAacctttttcctcctttttcttgaAACAAACTACGGTACTCAACGAGGAAGCTACTAGGGCAACCAAGTGGGCCTGACGCCCTGAGTCCCTGACCAGTCTCCCTTAGCCATCGCCCGCCGCtatataaaaggacccccgtgTCGTGTGTGAGTGTGTCCTTCTGCGCGAGTGTCTTTAGCCTTCGGACCAACTTAatctggcggcggcgcagggtaCTTCGGGCAACCTCACCATGGCGGCGGAGATCCCGAGGCTAGCCctgggtggaggaggagggggagcgggaGGAGAGCGGCTaccggcggccggggaggattcggcggcggcggccaccaacGCGGGGAAGCGCCCGGTGGTCGGGCTCGGGTTCGGGTCCTCcttggcggccatggcggcggcggcggcggcggcggggatccaGCCCGACGCGTTCGCCCTAGGTGGCCCGGCGGAGTaccccgccggcgacggggagcgGGACGTTCTGATGGTGAGTTTCCTGCGTTCCATCGCGGCGTTCCTGGCCGACGGGACGTGCCAGATGCAGGTCAACGACGGGCTGAGCTgcgtcgtcgacctcgccggcggggacgccgacggcggcggcgtcggcgaggggaGGTCGGCGCAGCGGCTGGCGTCCGCGTTCGCCGAGGCGCTCGCGCTGCGCTTCATCCTGCCGTGCGACGGGGTGTGCCGCTCGCTCCACCTCACgcgggccccgccgccgccggccgtctccgccgcgcgccaGGGGTTCCGCGCGATGTGCCCGttcgtccgcctcgccgccgccgcggccaacCTGTCCATCGCCGAGGTGATGGAGGCCGAGCGGGCGGTCGTCCACGTcgtcgacctcggcggcggcgtcgacgccaACCAGTGGGTGGAGCTCgtccgcctcgtcgccgcgcgccccgGCGGCCCGCCGGGCCTGCTCCGCCTGACCGTCGTCAACGAGTCGGAGGacttcctctccgccgccgccgcgtacgtCGCCGCGGAGGCCCAGCGCCTCGACCTCAGCCTCCAGTTCCATCCGGTGCTATCCAGCATCGAGGagctctccgccaccgccaccggatcAATCGGATCCCGCCTCGTCGTCATCCCCGGCCagcccctcgccgtcgtcgccaaccTCCAgatccaccgcctcctcgcatTCCCCGACTACGTGGACGGCGTTGCGagcaggaggccggcggcggagcaatCCGGATCCAGCCAGCatacgatgacgacggcgacgaagacGAAGGCGGACGCGCTCCTCCGCGCCATCCGCGACCTGAACCCGAAGCTGGTGGTCCTGACGGAGAACGAGGCCGACCACAACGTCGCGGAGCTCGGGGCGCGCGTCTGGAACGCGCTCAACTACTACGCGGCGCTGTTCGACGCCCTGGAGGCGAGCTCCACCCCGCCGGCGGCCGTGCCGCCGCACGAACGCGCGTGCGTCGAGCGGTGGGTGCTCGGCGAGGAGATCAAGGACATCGTCGTCCGTGAGGGCAcggggcggcgggagaggcACGAGACGCTGGGGCGCTGGGCGGAGcggatggtcgccgccggcttctCCCCCGTGACGGCGGCCAGGGCGCTGGCGAGCACGGAGACGCTCGCGCAGCagatggtggcggcgggcgggggcggcgccgtcgccggggtGCTCagggcggcgcacggcggcgggtgCTTCCCCGTGATCTGCTGGTGCGACGTGCCCGTCTTCTCGGTCTCGACGTGGACCGCGAGGAGGGTCCTTGTGCCGGCGCCACCGCTgtggccaccggcggcggctggtggtgCTGGTCCATCGGGCTCAGgctacggcggcgacggcccatcgacggcgagctcgtcggcggcaatGTGGTGGGTCGGATGAGAGGTGAAATCATCTGACGAAAGGATTAATTGATCCATATAACTATTGCGTGAAGGAAGGAGATGATCGGCATCATCAAATATGTTGCGCGATTTAAAACTTTCATTTTGGACTATTTAGCAGTGATTTATCGTTCATGTTGATCAAATATGTTAGTTTGGTGTTTTCAGGGCGAATCTTTTCTTAGGTAATTGGTTTTGCATTTGTATTCTCTATCAAAGTATCAATGAAATGAGTCAGACCTTCTgcgcaagttttttttataaacaaaatattaTTATGTGGGCTGGTACTCTGGTTTATATCTTATGCCAGTAGGATCACAAAACTGTTATCTTTAGTTTGTATATTTATGTATAGTAGTATGATTTTATCCGGGGTGTTGTGTTCTGAtgatcattattttattttttgagacaGGAGAGAAATATCCTCTCCCAGAAATGATCAGAAATTCAAATCAGTGGCATAGGTTACATATTTAAATTAAAGGCTAGAACTGAACTACATTATCCGAACTAAAATTGCCAGGTTATGATGCCATATAATCCCATCATATACCCTGCGGCAATGCTCCGTAACATGAACAATACTAAAAACAGGCAAGTCTGGGCTGAGCAAAATTGACAGCCAAAatacaaaagaaataaaaaagccAAGACAGACAAAACTTCATAGCTAGCAAGTTTCCAGGATATATGTCGTCGCGCCGTGCCAGAAACAATATACCGTCCAACCAGCTCTATTTTGGTCTTCGATTAATTAGCATCGATCTCCAGAAACAATATACCGTCCAGAAGAAAGTGCATTATATTCCAGTTTCCCTGTCCTGTCTGCATCGATCTCCAGCAGCCGTATtgagatctatatatagtgatatCAGTATTTGGACCCTAGCTCTAGTcatatgaaaaacaaaaatatattgacCATTGTGTCTTTTAATCATGCATGATTAATAGGAAATCAACCATTTCGGACGTATGAAAGATGTGCTCACACGTGTTATAATTATGGTTACGTTGATGTGTATACTCATGTAATATTTAGCAGCGCGATTCTTTTTGCAGGAAATTTCAGCAGACAATAAAATGTTTCGcagaattatatatatttgtctataGCCTTACCCAACTTAGTTTAATTAGAATCTAATATAACATTATTTTGTGGGCTTATATTTCTTCGGGATAGTTTCTGGATTTATGGcccgttgtttttttttatctctaaaATTATGTATAAACCAGTGTTCCCATATAATAGCTCACTGGAACTTACTCCTACTTAGTTACGCGCGCCTTCTCCTATTCTGAGACTCCCAAATTAGACCATATAAATTCACTTGCATACAGTTCAAGGAGTAGCACGCACACACTCTAGATCTTGGGTTTTTTATTAGTTCCTTAATGCCAGATCTAAGTAAGAATTTTGTTCAGCACCAGTTTATTTGTTCTAGGAAGAATATCTAGCTACAACATTTAGGAGGATGATGACATATCTTTGAATGATGCATGATACATATCAGGTACTTGGGTCGTCAATGATTTGATCAGCATTTggaccacacacacacacacacacacacacatatatatatatacatatatatatatatatatacatatatatatatatacatatatatatacatatatatatacatatatatatacatatatatatacatatatatatacatatatatatatatatttgtttggtgctccatggtgcccgggcaccattgttgaaattgagtatatacccaattcaaatgagtatgaaactttttcaattacttaggtattaacattaactactttactaactagttcaaagcaagtttgaactgaatttgaacttgtttttgttagattttgattctaggtatatagcatccatacatataattagttaggtatgtaatcatggattgtgaaataaagttaaatttgagttgttttgttgataggtataggtatgaatcgaattattataactaggtatatactcacaatttgaaaattttgaaaaatttgagtgattttgtgcatttgatactatggtgcccgggcaccatggtgccccatatgagtgtcctatatatatatatatatatatatatatatatatatatatatatatatatatatatatatatatatatatatatatatatatatatatatatatatatatatatatatatata contains these protein-coding regions:
- the LOC127774211 gene encoding GRAS family protein TF80-like; amino-acid sequence: MAAEIPRLALGGGGGGAGGERLPAAGEDSAAAATNAGKRPVVGLGFGSSLAAMAAAAAAAGIQPDAFALGGPAEYPAGDGERDVLMVSFLRSIAAFLADGTCQMQALALRFILPCDGVCRSLHLTRAPPPPAVSAARQGFRAMCPFVRLAAAAANLSIAEVMEAERAVVHVVDLGGGVDANQWVELVRLVAARPGGPPGLLRLTVVNESEDFLSAAAAYVAAEAQRLDLSLQFHPVLSSIEELSATATGSIGSRLVVIPGQPLAVVANLQIHRLLAFPDYVDGVASRRPAAEQSGSSQHTMTTATKTKADALLRAIRDLNPKLVVLTENEADHNVAELGARVWNALNYYAALFDALEASSTPPAAVPPHERACVERWVLGEEIKDIVVREGTGRRERHETLGRWAERMVAAGFSPVTAARALASTETLAQQMVAAGGGGAVAGVLRAAHGGGCFPVICWCDVPVFSVSTWTARRVLVPAPPLWPPAAAGGAGPSGSGYGGDGPSTASSSAAMWWVG